In Acipenser ruthenus chromosome 6, fAciRut3.2 maternal haplotype, whole genome shotgun sequence, the following proteins share a genomic window:
- the LOC117411172 gene encoding ras-related protein Rab-23, which yields MLEEDMEVAIKVVVVGNGAVGKSSMIQRYCKGIFTKDYKKTIGVDFLERQILVNDEDVRLMLWDTAGQEEFDAITKAYYRGAQACVLVFSTTDRDSFEAIPSWREKVEAEVGDIPTVLVQNKIDLLDNSVIKNEEAEGLAKKLKLRFYRASVKEDLNVNEVFKYLADKYLLRLKQQTAEEPELVHTTSNKIGVFNTAGGSHSGQNSSNHNGGEVINLRPNKQRTKKNKSPFGSCSIP from the exons ATGCTGGAGGAGGATATGGAGGTGGCCATCAAGGTGGTGGTTGTAGGGAACGGAGCTGTTGGGAAATCCAGTATGATACAACGCTATTGTAAGGGCATTTTCACAAAAGATTACAAGAAGACCATTGGAGTGGATTTTCTTGAAAGGCAAATTCT AGTTAACGATGAAGACGTCCGGTTGATGCTGTGGGACACTGCAGGGCAAGAGGAGTTTGATGCAATAACAAAGGCCTATTATAGAG GTGCGCAGGCCTGCGTTCTAGTGTTCTCTACCACTGACAGGGATTCCTTTGAAGCGATCCCCAGCTGGAGAGAAAAGGTGGAAGCTGAAGTAGGAGACATCCCAACAGTTCTAGTGCAGAATAAAATTGATCTGCTAGATAACTCCGTAATAAAAAA TGAGGAAGCAGAAGGTTTAGCAAAGAAGCTAAAATTAAGATTTTATCGTGCGTCTGTAAAAGAGGACCTGAATGTAAATGAAG TATTTAAGTATCTAGCTGATAAATACCTTCTGAGGCTCAAGCAACAAACCGCAGAGGAACCAGAACTAGTTCATACAACCAGCAATAAAATTG GAGTCTTTAATACAGCTGGTGGAAGTCACTCTGGTCAGAATTCTAGCAATCATAATGGTGGAGAAGTCATCAATCTTCGACCAAATAAACAGAGGaccaagaaaaacaaaagccCATTCGGCAGTTGCAGCATTCCGTAG